A single region of the Paraburkholderia sp. SOS3 genome encodes:
- the treS gene encoding maltose alpha-D-glucosyltransferase — MKRDDPSENALQATIADPTVEEPVTEHRPARRRKASTLSDDPLWYKDAIIYQVHIKSFFDANNDGIGDFPGLLAKLDYIAELGVDAIWLLPFYPSPRRDDGYDIADYRNVHPDYGTLGDVKRFIQEAHARGIRVITELVINHTSDQHPWFQRARRAKPGSNHRNYYVWSDTDQKYTGTRIIFIDTEPSNWTHDPVAGAYYWHRFYSHQPDLNFDNPAVLREVLQVMRFWLDMGIDGLRLDAVPYLVEREGTNNENLPETHAILKKIRATIDAEYPNRMLLAEANQWPEDVQEYFGNEDECHMAFHFPLMPRIYMAIASEDRFPITDIMKQTPDLADSCQWAIFLRNHDELTLEMVTDSERDYLWNTYATDRRARLNLGIRRRLAPLMERDRRRIELINSLLLSMPGTPVIYYGDELGMGDNIHLGDRDGVRTPMQWSSDRNGGFSRADPEQLVLPPVMGSLYGFDAVNVEAQSRDPHSLLNWTRRMLATRRSKHAFGRGTIRFLKPSNRKILAYLREMPGEPAILCVANLSRAPQAVELDLSEFAGTVPVEMTSDSVFPAIGQLSYLLTFPPYGFLWFLLCSSNQRPTWSQAPSEALPDFVTIVIREGQAGPTPENVRLLESEVLPSWLVRRRWFASKDQKLNAVRLAALTTIPEAGFAFTEIEADVGTSGNEHTERYVLPLAITWGADTTTPLFMQLALARVRRARNIGHLTDAFALPQFAYGTLKKLRERAAVPTVQKSEIRFIPTDRFDELELGDAPEIRWLAAEQSNSSLVIADAIVLKLVRRLMNGVHPEAEMTRYLTLRGYANTAPLYGEVVRVDPQGVPHTLSILQGFVDNQGDAWNWALDYLRRTIDELALAIDGEPTQDRINEEEAFDGYSMFIGMIGKRLGELHVVLAAPSDDPAFSPEPATGEQVRAWIDGTQSMLAAALDVLERSTEHLSEDSLLLARSVLDRRELLVEAVENLVNADANALCTRIHGDFHLGQVLVAQGDAFLIDFEGEPARSLEERRAKSSPLRDVAGLLRSLSYASAAAQSTTEAAPQPTADRKRALFDRFRTHAAEAFLAEYRKALEASPQRIVAPADEQALLDLFLIEKAAYEIRYEAANRPSWLGLPVRGLAALTSRLLGDTGTPAGSPIQHSPGGSAPPNDAAEGDYE, encoded by the coding sequence ATGAAGCGTGACGATCCTTCTGAAAACGCATTACAGGCAACCATCGCCGATCCAACCGTCGAAGAACCGGTCACGGAGCATCGGCCCGCGCGGCGCCGCAAAGCGTCGACGCTGTCCGACGATCCGCTCTGGTACAAGGACGCGATCATCTATCAGGTTCACATCAAGTCGTTCTTCGATGCGAACAACGACGGCATCGGCGATTTTCCCGGCCTGCTCGCGAAGCTCGACTACATCGCGGAACTCGGCGTCGATGCGATCTGGCTGCTGCCTTTCTATCCGTCGCCGCGCCGCGACGACGGATACGACATCGCCGACTATCGCAACGTGCATCCCGACTACGGCACGCTCGGCGACGTCAAACGCTTCATCCAGGAAGCACACGCGCGCGGCATTCGCGTGATCACCGAGCTCGTGATCAATCACACGTCGGATCAGCACCCGTGGTTCCAGCGCGCGCGCCGCGCGAAACCCGGCTCGAACCACCGCAACTACTACGTGTGGTCCGATACCGACCAGAAATACACGGGCACGCGCATTATCTTCATCGATACCGAGCCGTCGAACTGGACGCACGATCCCGTCGCGGGCGCGTACTACTGGCACCGCTTCTATTCGCACCAGCCCGACCTGAACTTCGACAATCCCGCCGTGCTGCGCGAAGTGCTGCAGGTCATGCGTTTCTGGCTCGATATGGGCATCGACGGGCTGCGCCTCGACGCGGTGCCGTATCTTGTCGAACGCGAAGGCACGAACAACGAGAACCTGCCCGAGACGCACGCCATTCTGAAGAAGATCCGCGCGACGATCGATGCCGAGTATCCGAACCGGATGCTGCTCGCCGAAGCCAATCAGTGGCCGGAAGACGTGCAGGAATATTTCGGCAACGAAGACGAATGCCATATGGCTTTCCACTTCCCGCTGATGCCGCGCATCTATATGGCAATCGCGAGCGAAGACCGCTTTCCGATCACCGACATCATGAAACAGACGCCGGATCTCGCCGACAGTTGCCAGTGGGCGATTTTCCTGCGCAATCACGATGAACTGACGCTCGAGATGGTGACCGACTCCGAGCGCGATTACCTGTGGAACACGTACGCGACCGATCGCCGCGCGCGGCTCAATCTCGGCATTCGGCGGCGCCTTGCGCCGCTGATGGAACGCGACCGGCGCCGCATCGAGCTGATCAATTCGCTGCTGCTGTCGATGCCCGGCACGCCCGTCATCTACTACGGCGACGAGCTCGGCATGGGCGACAACATCCACCTCGGCGACCGCGACGGCGTGCGCACGCCGATGCAATGGTCGTCCGACCGCAACGGCGGCTTCTCGCGCGCGGACCCCGAACAGCTCGTCCTGCCGCCCGTGATGGGCTCGCTTTACGGCTTCGACGCGGTCAACGTCGAAGCGCAAAGCCGCGATCCGCATTCGCTGCTGAACTGGACGCGCCGCATGCTCGCGACGCGCCGCTCGAAGCATGCGTTCGGTCGCGGCACGATCCGCTTCCTGAAGCCGAGCAATCGCAAGATTCTCGCGTATCTGCGCGAAATGCCGGGCGAGCCGGCGATTCTTTGCGTCGCGAATCTGTCGCGCGCGCCGCAGGCGGTCGAACTCGATCTGTCCGAATTCGCCGGCACGGTGCCGGTCGAGATGACGTCCGATTCGGTATTCCCCGCGATCGGCCAGCTCAGTTATCTGCTGACGTTTCCTCCGTACGGCTTCCTGTGGTTTCTGCTGTGCTCGAGCAATCAGCGGCCAACGTGGAGCCAGGCGCCTTCGGAAGCACTGCCCGATTTCGTCACGATCGTGATCCGCGAAGGGCAGGCGGGCCCGACGCCGGAGAATGTGCGCCTGCTCGAATCCGAGGTGCTGCCGTCGTGGCTCGTGCGGCGGCGCTGGTTCGCATCGAAGGACCAGAAGCTGAACGCGGTGCGCCTCGCCGCACTGACGACGATTCCCGAAGCCGGCTTCGCCTTTACCGAAATCGAAGCCGATGTCGGCACCAGCGGCAACGAACATACCGAACGCTATGTGCTGCCGCTCGCCATCACCTGGGGCGCCGACACGACGACGCCGCTTTTCATGCAGCTCGCACTCGCGCGCGTGCGTCGCGCGCGCAATATCGGGCACCTGACCGACGCGTTCGCGCTGCCGCAATTCGCGTACGGCACACTTAAAAAGCTGCGCGAGCGAGCCGCCGTGCCGACCGTGCAGAAGAGCGAAATCCGCTTTATCCCGACCGACCGCTTCGACGAGCTCGAACTCGGCGACGCGCCCGAAATCCGCTGGCTCGCGGCCGAGCAAAGCAACAGCTCGCTCGTGATCGCCGACGCGATCGTGCTCAAGCTCGTGCGGCGCCTGATGAACGGCGTGCATCCGGAAGCGGAAATGACGCGCTATCTGACGCTGCGCGGCTATGCGAATACCGCGCCTTTGTATGGCGAAGTCGTCCGCGTCGACCCGCAAGGCGTACCGCATACGCTGTCGATCCTGCAAGGCTTTGTCGACAACCAGGGCGATGCGTGGAACTGGGCGCTCGATTATCTGCGCCGCACGATCGACGAACTCGCGCTCGCGATCGACGGCGAGCCGACGCAGGACCGCATCAACGAGGAAGAGGCGTTCGACGGATATTCGATGTTTATCGGCATGATCGGCAAACGGCTTGGCGAACTGCACGTCGTGCTTGCCGCGCCATCCGACGATCCGGCCTTCTCGCCCGAGCCTGCTACGGGCGAGCAGGTGCGCGCGTGGATCGACGGCACGCAGTCGATGCTTGCGGCCGCGCTCGACGTGCTCGAAAGGAGCACCGAGCACCTGTCCGAAGACTCGCTGCTGCTCGCGCGCAGCGTGCTCGACCGGCGCGAACTGCTCGTCGAGGCTGTCGAAAATCTCGTGAACGCCGATGCGAACGCGCTGTGCACGCGCATTCACGGCGATTTCCATCTGGGCCAGGTGCTCGTCGCGCAAGGCGACGCATTCCTCATCGACTTCGAGGGCGAGCCGGCGCGCAGCCTCGAGGAACGCCGCGCGAAATCGAGTCCGTTGCGCGACGTCGCGGGCCTCTTGCGTTCGCTGTCGTACGCGAGCGCCGCTGCGCAGTCGACCACCGAAGCCGCGCCGCAACCGACCGCCGATCGCAAGCGCGCGCTGTTCGACCGCTTCCGCACGCACGCGGCCGAGGCCTTCCTCGCCGAATACCGGAAGGCGCTCGAGGCGTCGCCGCAGCGCATCGTCGCACCCGCCGACGAGCAGGCCCTGCTCGACCTGTTCCTGATCGAAAAGGCCGCATACGAAATCCGCTACGAAGCGGCGAACCGCCCGTCGTGGCTCGGTCTGCCGGTACGCGGGCTCGCCGCGCTCACGAGCCGGCTGCTCGGCGACACGGGCACGCCCGCCGGCAGCCCGATACAGCATTCACCGGGCGGCAGCGCGCCGCCGAACGACGCCGCAGAGGGCGATTATGAGTGA
- the glgB gene encoding 1,4-alpha-glucan branching protein GlgB, translated as MSEQSNVHDAAERAMAGLNPLDLNALVDARHPDPFSQLGMHQTDAGPVVRAMLPNAARVSVVARDDGRVLGELQPLHAGGLFAGPVSEAVPYRLRIDWHGPVQEIEDTYAFGPVLGDEPLQRVAWGDPYAVLECLGSRPIVLDGVPGVRFAVWAPNARRVSVVGDFNSWDGRRHPMRMRHQAGVWELFVPQIGAGTRYKYEMLSRDGHPLPLKADPCAMQTERPPATASVVAHVDEIEQFAWTDREWMESRGNLQTPRTPVSIYEVHAESWLRIAEEGHRGLDWSELADRLIPYAKEMGFTHIEFMPIAEHPFGGSWGYQPLSQFAPSARFGKPEQFASFVNRAHEAGLGVILDWVPAHFPNDAHGLVQFDGTPLYEHSDPREGYHQDWNTMIYNLGRNEVSAFLIASALAWLMRYHVDGLRVDAVASMLYRDYSRAAGQWVPNIYGGRENLESIAFLKRLNHEVQHMPGVRGAITIAEESTAWPGVTAPVDSGGLGFQFKWNMGWMHDTLHYMHEDPVYRRYHHHNMTFGMVYAYSERFVLPLSHDEVVHGKGSLIGKMPGDRWQRFANLRAYFGFMWTHPGKKLMFMGGEFGQFAEFDHDGSPHWHLLDDEMHHGLQKLVRDLNRTYRAESALYQMDSEPGGFEWIIGDDAENSVYAYRRMDGEGREIVAVCNMTPVPRHGYRVGMARHGRWSEILNTDAAIYGGSNLGNGGLIYTEDVPSHGRPHSASLVLPPLATIVLRAD; from the coding sequence ATGAGTGAGCAAAGCAATGTGCATGACGCCGCGGAACGCGCCATGGCGGGGTTGAATCCGCTCGATCTGAACGCGCTCGTCGACGCGCGCCATCCCGACCCGTTCTCGCAGCTCGGCATGCATCAGACCGATGCGGGTCCCGTGGTTCGCGCGATGCTGCCGAACGCGGCACGCGTGAGCGTCGTCGCCCGCGACGATGGGCGCGTGCTCGGCGAATTGCAGCCGCTGCATGCGGGCGGGCTGTTCGCCGGCCCCGTCAGCGAAGCGGTGCCGTACCGGCTGCGCATCGACTGGCACGGTCCCGTGCAGGAAATCGAAGACACGTACGCCTTCGGGCCGGTGCTCGGGGACGAACCGCTGCAACGCGTCGCGTGGGGCGATCCGTATGCGGTGCTCGAGTGCCTCGGTTCGCGCCCGATCGTACTCGACGGCGTGCCGGGCGTGCGCTTCGCGGTATGGGCGCCGAACGCGCGACGCGTCTCCGTGGTCGGCGACTTCAACTCGTGGGATGGAAGGCGTCATCCGATGCGGATGCGCCATCAGGCCGGCGTCTGGGAGCTGTTCGTGCCGCAGATCGGCGCGGGCACACGCTACAAGTACGAGATGCTCTCGCGCGACGGCCATCCGCTGCCGCTCAAGGCCGACCCGTGCGCGATGCAGACCGAACGGCCGCCCGCGACCGCATCGGTGGTCGCGCACGTCGACGAGATCGAGCAGTTCGCGTGGACCGATCGCGAATGGATGGAATCGCGTGGCAATCTGCAAACGCCGCGTACACCGGTTTCGATCTACGAAGTGCATGCGGAGTCGTGGCTGCGCATCGCCGAAGAAGGCCATCGCGGCCTCGACTGGTCCGAGCTCGCGGACCGGCTCATTCCGTATGCGAAGGAGATGGGCTTCACGCATATCGAGTTCATGCCGATCGCCGAGCACCCGTTCGGCGGCTCGTGGGGCTATCAGCCGCTCTCGCAGTTCGCGCCGTCCGCGCGCTTCGGCAAACCCGAGCAGTTCGCGAGCTTCGTGAACCGCGCGCACGAGGCCGGCCTCGGCGTGATTCTCGACTGGGTGCCCGCGCATTTTCCGAACGATGCGCACGGTCTCGTGCAATTCGACGGCACGCCGCTCTACGAGCACTCGGACCCGCGCGAAGGCTATCACCAGGACTGGAACACGATGATCTACAACCTCGGCCGCAACGAGGTCAGCGCGTTCCTGATTGCCTCCGCGCTTGCATGGCTCATGCGTTATCACGTCGACGGGTTACGCGTCGACGCGGTCGCGTCGATGCTGTACCGCGACTATTCGCGCGCGGCCGGCCAGTGGGTGCCGAATATCTACGGCGGCCGCGAGAATCTCGAATCGATCGCGTTTCTTAAACGCCTCAACCACGAAGTACAGCATATGCCGGGCGTGCGCGGCGCCATCACGATCGCCGAGGAATCGACGGCGTGGCCCGGCGTCACGGCGCCTGTCGACAGCGGCGGCCTCGGCTTCCAGTTCAAATGGAACATGGGCTGGATGCACGACACCTTGCACTATATGCACGAAGACCCCGTCTATCGCCGCTACCACCATCACAACATGACGTTCGGCATGGTGTACGCGTATTCGGAGCGCTTCGTGCTGCCCTTGTCGCACGATGAAGTCGTGCACGGCAAAGGCTCGCTGATCGGCAAGATGCCGGGCGACCGCTGGCAGCGCTTCGCGAATCTGCGCGCGTACTTCGGCTTCATGTGGACGCACCCCGGCAAGAAGTTGATGTTTATGGGCGGCGAGTTCGGCCAGTTCGCCGAATTCGATCACGACGGCTCGCCGCATTGGCATCTGCTCGACGACGAAATGCATCACGGCCTGCAAAAGCTCGTGCGCGACCTGAACCGCACATACCGCGCCGAGTCCGCGCTGTATCAGATGGATAGCGAGCCCGGCGGTTTTGAATGGATTATCGGCGACGACGCGGAAAACAGCGTGTACGCGTACCGGCGCATGGACGGCGAAGGACGCGAGATCGTGGCGGTCTGCAATATGACGCCGGTGCCGCGGCATGGCTACCGCGTCGGCATGGCGCGCCACGGGCGATGGAGCGAGATCCTGAATACCGACGCGGCGATCTACGGCGGATCGAATCTCGGCAACGGTGGTCTCATTTATACCGAGGACGTGCCGAGCCACGGCCGGCCGCATTCGGCGTCGCTGGTTCTGCCGCCGCTAGCGACGATCGTGCTGCGCGCGGATTGA
- a CDS encoding maltotransferase domain-containing protein: MQAPHAYAPRIYFIHSLLAGPLEAWPAQFEHAASLGFDHVLIGGLFKPGAAGHTQIVSDHAQLHPVFGSGENTADALSRLTQSARQYGLTLLVDLVIDRVAADGTLFNAHRDWFHPFEPEEARLDPRHARHEDNVAYANFHGEAADPLTGWWTEALRTLAQAGVGGFRFDSPHRVPNAVWRRLRAAMHEQHPSVRFLAATPGLSRADVLALQGAGFDSVFSSSRWWDFRAPWMVDEHKALQSVGAPIAFPEAPYGTRLVDDVADTHDATIVERTYRRALAAATAIGTGWMMPMGFEYGVAEPMSYLHGDAHAFAEQCRARRFDLSGAIRRANALQRDTWTLQTTGELRMLSAPNAPLAVLLRGDAPDLRDAKEAVLAVFNPELSVPVRADPARFLDGVPGSFTRFVPLTVTGDSGNARPAKAPVPLKPFAIAPAGFTLLAVVPDKPILLAPPIDKRTSKTSARKTVLDAIAAPRVAIESVSPSVDYGRFPAKRVVGERVPITAAIFAEGHDKIAAAVIWRAADETAWHEVPMTPVKPAGNDLWEAHIPLERVGRHEFTVIAWRDDFASLVDHMQKKLNANQTVELEIEEARHLFALALAESETANETEGKNASKNPDKGADESGADPKPLKQIVTAFAKADTSERLRLVLAPSTAQAVAATRHRPGLSRDGVVYRIDAERAAARFASWYEIFPRSMSDDERRHGTFDDVIGKLPRIRDMGFDVLYFPPIHPIGMANRKGRNNTLTPGPDDVGSPYAIGSEAGGHTAVHPELGTLDDFRRMLAAAHEHGLEIALDFAIQCSPDHPWLKEHPTWFAWRPDGTLRYAENPPKKYQDIVNPDFYARDAKPDLWIALRDVILFWIDAGVRIFRVDNPHTKPLPFWEWMIADVRGRHPDVIFLSEAFTRPRVMARLAKIGFSQSYTYFTWRESKRDFTEYLTELTQTNLREYFRPNFFVNTPDINPRHLQWSGRAGFVIRAALAATLSGLWGVYSGFELCEAAALPNSEEYLDSEKYQLRAWDWNRPGNIVGEISALNRIRRANPALHSHLGLTFLPAHNDHVLFFEKATEARDNVIVVAINLDPFNEQGADMELSWATFNRWQLHDHAAVDVVDQMSGERFQWHGRWQHVRLDPNTRPFAIWRIEPAGGLPREAIPEAENAADQTITGSGFADPFSE, encoded by the coding sequence ATGCAAGCTCCCCATGCGTATGCGCCGCGGATCTACTTTATTCATTCCCTGCTCGCCGGCCCGCTCGAAGCGTGGCCCGCTCAGTTCGAGCATGCGGCGTCGCTCGGCTTCGATCATGTCCTGATCGGCGGGCTGTTCAAACCAGGCGCGGCCGGGCATACGCAGATCGTCAGCGACCATGCGCAGTTGCACCCCGTGTTCGGCTCGGGCGAAAACACCGCCGACGCGCTTTCACGCCTTACGCAGTCCGCGCGGCAGTACGGCCTCACCCTGCTCGTCGACCTCGTGATCGACCGCGTCGCGGCCGACGGCACGCTCTTCAACGCGCATCGCGACTGGTTCCATCCGTTCGAGCCCGAAGAGGCGCGGCTCGATCCGCGTCACGCGCGGCACGAAGACAACGTCGCCTACGCGAATTTTCACGGCGAAGCCGCCGACCCTCTGACCGGCTGGTGGACCGAGGCGCTGCGCACGCTCGCGCAGGCAGGCGTCGGCGGCTTTCGCTTCGATTCGCCGCATCGCGTGCCGAACGCCGTGTGGCGGCGGCTGCGCGCGGCCATGCACGAGCAGCATCCGTCGGTGCGCTTTCTCGCCGCGACGCCCGGGCTTTCGCGTGCCGATGTGCTGGCTCTGCAGGGCGCGGGCTTCGACAGCGTGTTCTCGTCGTCGCGCTGGTGGGATTTCCGCGCGCCGTGGATGGTCGACGAACATAAGGCGCTGCAAAGCGTCGGCGCACCGATCGCGTTTCCGGAAGCGCCGTATGGCACGCGCCTGGTCGACGATGTCGCCGACACGCACGATGCGACGATCGTCGAACGCACGTACCGGCGCGCACTGGCCGCGGCGACCGCAATCGGCACCGGCTGGATGATGCCGATGGGCTTCGAGTACGGCGTTGCCGAACCGATGTCGTATCTGCATGGCGACGCGCACGCATTCGCCGAACAATGCCGCGCGCGGCGCTTCGACCTGAGCGGAGCCATCAGACGTGCCAACGCTTTGCAGCGCGACACGTGGACGTTGCAGACCACCGGCGAACTGCGCATGCTGAGCGCGCCGAATGCGCCGCTCGCCGTGCTGCTGCGCGGCGACGCACCGGATCTGCGCGACGCCAAAGAAGCAGTGCTGGCCGTATTCAATCCTGAACTGAGCGTGCCCGTGCGCGCCGATCCTGCGCGTTTCCTCGACGGCGTGCCGGGCAGCTTCACGCGCTTCGTGCCGCTCACGGTGACAGGCGACAGCGGCAACGCCCGCCCCGCGAAGGCCCCTGTGCCGCTCAAACCGTTCGCCATTGCGCCGGCCGGCTTCACGCTGCTCGCCGTGGTGCCGGACAAGCCGATTCTGCTCGCACCGCCGATCGACAAGCGCACGAGCAAAACCTCCGCGCGCAAGACGGTACTCGATGCGATCGCCGCGCCGCGCGTCGCAATCGAAAGCGTATCGCCGTCAGTCGACTATGGACGCTTTCCGGCCAAGCGCGTGGTCGGCGAACGCGTGCCGATCACGGCCGCGATCTTCGCCGAAGGACACGACAAGATCGCGGCCGCGGTGATCTGGCGCGCCGCGGACGAAACCGCGTGGCACGAAGTGCCGATGACGCCCGTGAAGCCGGCCGGCAACGACTTGTGGGAGGCGCATATCCCGCTCGAACGCGTCGGCCGCCACGAATTCACCGTGATCGCGTGGCGCGACGACTTCGCGTCGCTCGTCGACCACATGCAGAAAAAGCTCAACGCGAACCAGACCGTCGAACTCGAGATCGAGGAAGCCAGGCATCTGTTTGCGCTCGCCCTCGCCGAGAGCGAAACGGCCAACGAAACCGAAGGCAAAAACGCCAGCAAAAACCCCGACAAAGGCGCTGACGAAAGCGGCGCCGACCCGAAGCCGCTCAAGCAGATCGTCACGGCATTCGCGAAAGCCGATACGTCGGAACGGCTGCGCCTCGTGCTCGCGCCATCGACGGCGCAGGCTGTCGCTGCCACGCGTCACCGGCCGGGGCTGTCGCGCGACGGCGTGGTCTACAGGATCGATGCCGAGCGTGCCGCCGCGCGCTTCGCGAGCTGGTACGAGATCTTCCCGCGTTCGATGAGCGACGACGAGCGTCGCCACGGCACCTTCGACGACGTGATCGGCAAACTGCCGCGCATTCGCGACATGGGCTTCGACGTGCTGTATTTCCCGCCGATTCATCCGATCGGCATGGCGAACCGCAAAGGCCGCAACAACACGCTGACCCCGGGCCCCGACGATGTGGGCAGCCCGTATGCGATCGGCTCTGAAGCCGGCGGCCATACGGCCGTGCATCCCGAACTCGGCACGCTCGACGATTTCCGCCGCATGCTCGCGGCCGCGCATGAGCACGGCCTCGAAATCGCGCTCGACTTCGCCATCCAGTGCTCGCCCGATCACCCATGGCTGAAAGAACATCCGACATGGTTCGCATGGCGGCCCGACGGTACGCTGCGCTACGCGGAGAACCCGCCGAAGAAGTACCAGGATATCGTGAATCCGGACTTCTACGCGCGCGACGCCAAACCCGACCTGTGGATCGCGCTGCGCGACGTGATCCTGTTCTGGATCGACGCGGGCGTGCGCATTTTCCGTGTCGACAATCCGCATACGAAACCGCTGCCGTTCTGGGAATGGATGATCGCCGACGTACGCGGGCGGCATCCCGACGTGATCTTTCTCTCGGAAGCGTTCACGCGGCCGCGCGTGATGGCGCGTCTCGCGAAGATCGGCTTTTCGCAGTCGTACACGTACTTCACGTGGCGCGAGTCGAAGCGCGACTTCACCGAGTATCTGACCGAGCTCACGCAGACGAACCTGCGCGAATACTTCCGCCCGAACTTCTTCGTGAACACGCCGGACATCAACCCGCGCCATCTGCAATGGTCCGGGCGCGCGGGCTTCGTGATCCGCGCGGCGCTCGCGGCCACGCTATCGGGATTGTGGGGCGTCTATAGCGGCTTCGAGCTCTGCGAGGCCGCCGCCTTGCCGAATAGCGAGGAATATCTCGATTCGGAGAAGTACCAGCTGCGCGCGTGGGACTGGAACCGGCCCGGCAATATCGTCGGCGAGATCAGCGCGTTGAATCGCATTCGCCGGGCGAATCCGGCCTTGCATTCGCATCTCGGCCTCACGTTCCTGCCCGCGCACAACGACCATGTGCTGTTCTTCGAGAAGGCGACCGAGGCGCGCGACAACGTGATCGTCGTCGCGATCAATCTCGATCCGTTCAATGAGCAGGGCGCGGATATGGAACTCTCATGGGCCACGTTCAACCGCTGGCAGCTGCACGACCACGCCGCCGTCGACGTGGTCGATCAGATGAGCGGCGAGCGCTTCCAGTGGCACGGCCGCTGGCAACACGTGCGGCTCGACCCGAACACCCGGCCGTTTGCGATCTGGCGCATCGAACCCGCGGGCGGCCTGCCGCGCGAAGCGATACCAGAAGCGGAAAACGCGGCCGATCAGACCATCACCGGCAGCGGCTTCGCCGACCCATTCTCCGAATGA